Proteins from one Aspergillus nidulans FGSC A4 chromosome VIII genomic window:
- a CDS encoding NAD(P)-dependent oxidoreductase (transcript_id=CADANIAT00002002) gives MSRIGWYGLGSMGLAMATNLQKHLATKSTLNSLLYSNRTMSRGESLKALGAKPETNFSKLVSQCGIIFTMTNKDKVSNDDVLRSLISSVTEDPTQSLKDKIFVDCSTVHPQTVGLTVAKLKEKQADFLAAPVFGGNPIAVDGKLVFAIAGPKRASDIVKPLIQDIMGRKVIDCGEDATKSSMLKIAGNIITINLMEAVGEAQVFAERTGLGSDVMEKLIGEAFGPVAGGLTTGAYAPPLDSRPGFGVSLAIKDAKHAFDIAKENNVKLPGLEVATKNMVSAREYAGQCLDSSSMYGVLRQKAGMEFWNEKSRKG, from the exons ATGAGTCGAATCGGCTGG TATGGCCTCGGCTCAATGGGCCTCGCAATGGCCACAAACCTCCAAAAACACCTAGCTACCAAGAGCACGCTGAACAGCCTCCTCTATTCCAATCGGACAATGTCCCGCGGCGAATCCCTCAAGGCACTAGGCGCCAAGCCGGAGACGAACTTCTCCAAGCTTGTCTCGCAATGCGGCATTATCTTCACTATG ACTAACAAAGACAAGGTTTCCAATGATGACGTCCTGCGAAGTCTCATCTCCAGCGTCACAGAAGACCCAACCCAGTCTCTCAAGGATAAGATCTTCGTTGACTGCTCGACCGTCCACCCGCAGACAGTGGGCCTTACAGTCGcaaagttgaaggagaagcaagCCGATTTCCTAGCAGCTCCTGTATTCGGCGGTAACCCTATCGCCGTAGATGGAAAGCTAGTATTTGCCATTGCAGGCCCGAAACGTGCTTCTGACATTGTTAAGCCGCTGATTCAGGATATAATGGGGCGGAAGGTGATCGACTGTGGAGAGGATGCTACGAAGTCTTCCATGCTGAAGATAGCGGG CAACATAATAACTATCAACCTTATGGAGGCTGTCGGCGAGGCCCAGGTCTTTGCTGAGCGTACAGGTCTCGGATCAGATGTTATGGAGAAACTCATCGGGGAGGCTTTTGGTCCGGTTGCTGGAGG TCTCACTACCGGAGCCTACGCACCACCACTCGACTCCCGTCCTGGATTTGGCGTCTCCCTCGCCATTAAAGATGCGAAGCATGCATTTGATATCGCGAAGGAGAACAATGTCAAActtcctggcttggaggTCGCTACGAAGAATATGGTTTCTGCTCGTGAATACGCCGGCCAATGTCTAGACAGTAGTTCTATGTATGGCGTCTTGCGGCAGAAGGCAGGGATGGAGTTTTGGAACGAAAAAAGTAGGAAAGGTTGA
- a CDS encoding actin-related protein 2 (transcript_id=CADANIAT00002001), which translates to MANMPIVLDGGTGFLKVGYAAQNFPEHQFPSIVGRPILRTEEQAGDIVVKDIMCGDEAAAARSMLQISYPMENGIVKKWDDMQHLWNYTFYDKMKIDPTGRKILLTEPPMNPLKNREQMAEIMLEHYNFGGVYVAIQAVLALYAQGLSSGVVVDSGDGVTHIIPVYESTVLNHHIRRLDVAGRDVTRNLIALLLRRGYALNRTADFETVRQMKEKLAYVSCDLELDRKLSEETTVLVESYTLPDGRVIRVGSERFEAPECLFQPHLVDVDQPGMAELLFNTIQGTDVDVRSSLYKAIVLSGGSSMYPGLPTRLEKELKQLWLTRVLKGDPERLSKFKVRIEDPPRRRHMVFLGGAVLANLIADKEDMWVTKQEWEEQGARALAKLGPR; encoded by the exons ATGGCGAACATGCCCATTG TGCTCGACGGAGGAACGGGTTTCCTCAAAGTCGGATATGCTGCGCAG AACTTCCCCGAGCACCAGTTCCCTTCGATAGTGGGGCGGCCCATCTTGCGAACGGAGGAACAGGCTGGCGATATTgttgtcaaggatatcatgtGCGGAGAtgaagccgctgccgccagaTCGATGCTCCAGATCAGCTACCCT ATGGAAAATGGTATCGTCAAGAAATGGGATGACATGCAACATCTATGGAACTACACTTTCTACGATAAGATGAAGATAGATCCTACCGGCCGCAAGATCCTCCTCACTGAGCCGCCTATGAACCCGCTGAAGAACCGCGAACAGATGGCGGAGATCATGCTGGAACACTATAACTTCGGCGGAGTATATGTTGCTATCCAAGCGGTCCTTGCACTATATGCTCAAG GTCTCAGCAGCGGAGTTGTCGTGGACTCTGGTGACGGTGTCACCCACATCATTCCTGTTTATGAATCTACCGTTCTAAATCACCACATCCGCCGACTGGACGTCGCAGGTCGCGATGTCACTCGGAACCTCATCGCGCTGCTACTCCGCCGCGGTTATGCGCTGAACCGTACAGCCGACTTCGAGACCGTGCGccagatgaaggagaagctcgccTATGTGTCCTGCGACCTCGAACTCGATAGGAAACTCTCCGAGGAGACCACTGTATTAGTTGAATCCTACACTCTCCCAGACGGCCGTGTCATCCGAGTCGGTAGCGAGCGGTTTGAAGCCCCTGAATGTCTTTTCCAGCCGCACCTGGTGGATGTTGACCAGCCTGGTATGGCTGAGTTGcttttcaacaccatccAAGGCACCGATGTCGACGTCCGCTCTAGTCTATATAAAGCCATCGTGCTCAGCGGAGGGAGCAGCATGTACCCTGGTCTACCGACACGgctggagaaggaattgaagCAGCTGTGGTTGACACGAGTACTCAAAGGCGATCCAGAACGGCTGAGC AAATTCAAAGTCCGCATCGAGGACCCACCCCGACGGAGGCACATGGTATTTTTAGGAGGAGCTGTGCTCGCCAATCTG ATcgcagacaaggaagacaTGTGGGTTACCAAGCAAGAGTGGGAGGAACAAGGAGCACGCGCGCTCGCCAAACTCGGTCCAAGGTAG
- the riboB gene encoding GTP cyclohydrolase II (transcript_id=CADANIAT00002004) → MANLPSHASPNFGAQSASIAPPVDDISLTSEQQTSSTSVQPNEFTLGNLPEVGAMGSTPGDLTPGVPASLLSPSFTPPATPGGTLNTERLLQQISPQPVSHAKPPKLLPRLPNVECIVRARIPTTTGAEMFLHLYHNDIDNKEHLAIVFGNTIRSRSLDRVKPGETEMDRMIRGAYIGKLHPGRVSSWHDSTQGSATDRSIEGSEGGAVHNTESMQERLNEAPLVRIHSECYTGETAWSARCDCGEQLDEAARLMSLPMETLNEIASQQSRSVPSNVSGGVIIYLRQEGRGIGLGEKLKAYNLQDLGSDTVEANLLLRHPADARSYGLATAMLVDLGLGKDANPHGIRLLTNNPDKVRAIEGPGREVIVKDRVPMVPLAWQTGDF, encoded by the exons ATGGCGAATTTACCGTCTCATGCCTCTCCAAATTTTGGCGCGCAGTCAGCCTCGATCGCACCGCCAGTCGACGACATATCACTCACATCAGAACAGCAAACATCGTCTACGAGTGTTCAACCGAATGAATTCACGTTGGGAAACCTTCCCGAAGTCGGTGCCATGGGTAGCACGCCCGGCGATTTGACACCTGGTGTGCCTgcttcgcttctttctccttcattcACACCCCCAGCCACACCGGGCGGCACATTGAACACAGAACGGTTACTTCAACAAATCTCGCCACAACCTGTCTCCCATGCAAAACCTCCAAAGCTCCTCCCTCGCCTCCCCAACGTGGAGTGCATTGTCCGCGCCCGCATTCCCACAACGACCGGCGCTGAGATGTTTCTACACCTGTACCATAATGACATAGACAACAAAGAACATCTTGCTATTGTGTTTGGGAACACCATTCGGAGCCGAAGTCTTGACAGGGTGAAACCAGGAGAAACGGAAATGGATCGAATGATTCGTGGAGCTTATATTGGCAAACTGCATCCTGGACGCGTGAGCAGTTGGCATGATTCGACTCAGGGGAGTGCTACAGATAGGTCAATTGAAGGATCTGAGGGGGGTGCTGTGCACAATACAGAATCTATGCAGGAACGACTGAACGAAGCCCCACTAGTACGGATCCATTCCGAGTGCTATACGGGGGAGACAGCTTGGTCGGCTCGGTGTGATTGTGGAGAGCAGCTCGACGAGGCAGCTAGGCTAATGTCGCTGCCCATGGAAACACTGAACGAGATAGCTTCCCAGCAGTCTCGATCTGTGCCGTCAAATGTATCTGGTGGTGTCATTATCTACCTtcgtcaagaaggccgaggTATAGGTTTGGGGGAGAAACTGAAAGCGTACAACCTTCAAGATTTGGGCTCTGATACTGTTGAAGCCAACCTTTTGCTGCGACATCCCGCCGATGCTCGAAGCTATGGACTCGCTACAGCGATGCTTGTTGATCTGGGTTTGGGCAAAGATGCGAATCCGCACGGGATTCGCCTACTTACAAACAATCCCGATAAAGTTAGAGCAATTGAAGGACCTGGGCGTGAGGTAATTGTTAAGGATCGTGTTCCGATGGTGCCTTTGGCGTGGCAGACTGGCG ATTTCTAA
- a CDS encoding uncharacterized protein (transcript_id=CADANIAT00002005), with the protein MPRVRVSSSQNCHEKEGRLLLAVQAIKKKEITSIREAARRFNVPESTLRTRLRGTTNRAESRANGHKLTEIEEEVLKQWILSLDLRGAAPTKAHVREMANILLAKRGSTPIQTVGQKWVYNYTQRHPELESRLSRQYDCQRAKQENPKVIQAWFNTVRATIEQYGILPDDIYNFDETGFAMGLCAHQKVITKSESCGRRPVLQPGNREWVTAIESISASGWALPPTLIFKGKQYNQAWFTGLPPDWRFEISTNGWTTNEISLRWLQKQFIPSTEHRTRGRYQLLVLDGHGSHLTPEFDQIFLKRSYASLVDQKMRLGISHIDKLDFLAAYPQARISTFKLDTIRNSFRAAGLVPLNPEPVLSKLSIQARTPTPPGSRGSQASTFCPHTPANVDELLKQASLLRDFLKQRSKSPPSPSHNALNQLIKGCQIAMQKGILLEQENRALRAENAIQRRKRARTHRWIAHDNGLSVQEATELEEAHNASFQAIPGPCGPPAEGAQTPKARALPTCSTCHRIGHRRNACPNK; encoded by the exons atgccccgagttcgcgttagttcaagccaaaattgccatgagaaggaaggtcggctcctactggctgtacaggctattaaaaaaaaggagattacatcaatacgcgaggcagcacgtcgcttcaatgtgcctgaatctacactacgtacgcgactacgcgggactacaaatcgcgccgaatctcgcgcaaatggccataaattgactgagattgaagaggaagtgcttaagcagtggattctctctttagatctacgcggagcagctcctacaaaagctcatgtacgagaaatggctaatattctgcttgcaaagcgtggttccaccccaatccagactgtcggccagaaatgggtatataattatactcaacgccacccggagcttgagtctcgcttgtcaaggcaatacgactgccagcgagcaaagcaagagaacccaaaggttattcaagcatggtttaacaccgtacgagccacaatcgaacaatacgggatcctaccggacgatatctacaactttgatgagactggctttgcaatgggcctttgtgcacatcagaaagtgattaccaagtcagagtcatgtggccgaagaccagttctacagccaggaaaccgtgaatgggttactgcaattgagtcaatcagtgcttctggatgggcacttccaccaacacttatctttaagggcaagcagtataaccaagcatggtttacaggccttccgcccgactggcgatttgaaattagtacaaatggatggacaactaatgaaattagccttcgctggcttcagaagcaatttatcccgtcaacagagcatcgtacgcgcggaagatatcaacttctagttcttgatggccatggaagccatcttacaccagagtttgatcaaatct ttttgaagcgctcgtacgccagcttggttgatcagaaaatgcggcttggcatcagccatattgacaaacttgatttccttgcagcctatccacaagctcgaatcagcacatttaagctggatacaatcagaaacagttttcgagcagcaggactagtgccattgaatcctgaaccagtgctttcaaagcttagtattcaggctcgtacgcctacaccccctggaagccgtggcagccaggcaagcactttttgcccacatacaccagcaaatgttgatgagcttctaaagcaagcttctttactcagagattttctcaaacagcgctcaaaaagtccaccatcaccgtcccataatgccctaaaccagctaattaaaggctgtcaaattgcaatgcaaaagggcatactattggagcaagagaatagggcgctacgtgctgaaaatgctatacaaaggcgaaagcgagctcgtacgcatagatggatagctcatgataatggtctgtctgtacaagaggctacagagctcgaggaagctcataatgcgtcttttcaggcaatacctggtccatgcgggccaccagcagaaggtgcacaaacaccaaaggcacgggcattacctacatgtagtacctgccatagaattgggcatagaagaaatgcttgtccaaataaataa
- a CDS encoding DMT family transporter (transcript_id=CADANIAT00002000) encodes MVLGFYSGRCNLLILRSQKRKLLWEAFWRRHIYLLRTTGRMVETQDLHPTSDTRRSPVPYLLKTTAFVTSALTVAGGSCDLTAIYNCSAFFAYAFSIPLLKEKLRLDKVFSVGVAIVGVLIVAYGGKDDGKGIDDGVKHEGGSRFLGNVIIGIGSVLYGLYEVLYKRFACPPEGTSTGRSMIFANTFGSLIGSFTLLVLWIPLPVFHILGIETFRWPTGEAAWMLLISVIANATFSGSFLVLISLTSPVLSSVASLLTIFLVAIVDWFRTGQPLPMASILGGILIMIAFFLLSWSTYREMNEERKHKIQQDDVVSESDE; translated from the exons ATGGTTCTTGGTTTCTACTCTGGCCGGTGCAACCTCTTGATACTTCGATCACAAAAGCGGAAGCTCCTCTGGGAAGCGTTCTGGCGTCGTCATATCTATCTGCTTCGGACAACAGGCCGAATGGTGGAAACTCAGGATTTACATCCAACTTCAGATACTCGCCGATCACCGGTTCCTTACCTCCTTAAGACAACGGCTTTTGTGACGAGTGCTCTTACGGTAGCTGGCGGTTCATG TGACTTGACAGCGATCTACAACTGCTCTGCCTTTTTCGCCTATGCATTCTCGATTCCGCTTCTTAAAGAAAAGCTGCGGTTAGATAAGGTCTTTTCAGTGGGCGTGGCGATAGTAGGGGTTCTAATTGTTGCATATGGAGGTAAAGACGACGGGAAGGGTATAGACGACGGAGTAAAGCATGAAGGAGGGTCTCGATTCTTGGGGAACGTCATCATCGGTATCGGCAGTGTGTTATATGGCTTATACGAGGTGCTGTACAAGAGATTCGCCTGCCCCCCGGAGGGAACAAGTACGGGCCGAAGCATGATCTTCGCCAACACGTTTGGGAGTCTCATTGGATCCTTTacccttcttgtcctctggaTTCCATTGCCTGTCTTCCATATTCTTGGCATTGAAACGTTTCGCTGGCCGACTGGCGAGGCCGCATGGATGCTTCTGATATCTGTCATTGCCAATGCTA ccttctccgggtccTTCTTAGTTCTCATCTCTCTCACATCGCCTGTTCTCTCATCCGTGGCTTCTctcctcaccatcttccttgtcgcCATCGTTGACTGGTTTCGAACTGGCCAACCCCTGCCCATGGCGTCCATTCTCGGCGGTATTTTGATCATGAtagctttcttcctcctgaGCTGGAGTACATACCGAGAGATGAATGAGGAACGCAAGCATAAGATTCAACAGGACGACGTTGTTTCGGAAAGCGATGAATAG
- the pmi1 gene encoding mannose-6-phosphate isomerase manA (transcript_id=CADANIAT00002007), producing MQVPLLRLQCGVNSYDWGRVGPESAAAKYAAATAPSDFTIEADKPYAELWMGTHPSLPSKDVETQRTLLDMVQDNLALMSPEVSERYGGKLPFLFKVLSIRKALSIQAHPNKKLAEALHARDPRNYPDDNHKPEMTIAITPFEGLCGFRPLAEIVHFLKAVAPLRYLIGVQTATDFENAVRGFENTEDPEQTKKNKVALRTLFTSLMQSASENIEQAARELVAAAQSSPETFASLVNAPDTNPTNAAELASIIIRLNEQFPNDIGLFVFFFLNFVRLEPGEAMFLKADDIHAYISGDIIECMASSDNVVRAGFTPKFKDVDTLTEMLTYSYAPIDEQKLQPTDYPYTVLNAAAYSSASDSLLYDPPIEEFSVVKTSLRRTGAKATFDPLTGPSILICTGGTGKISVGHKTEEVKEGYVFFVGANAECIIENTGTGSDEENVFTTFKAFCDLTGKEDMANGH from the exons ATGCAGGTACCGCTTCTACGTCTCCAATGTG GCGTAAATAGCTACGACTGGGGTAGG GTTGGCCCCGAGTCAGCAGCTGCAAAATATGCAGCGGCCACGGCGCCCTCCGATTTCACTATTGAAGCAGACAAACCTTATGCAGAA CTGTGGATGGGAACCCATCCCTCTCTTCCCTCGAAGGATGTTGAAACGCAGCGAACCCTGCTCGATATGGTCCAGGATAACTTGGCTTTGATGTCTCCGGAAGTTAGCGAACGATATGGTGGCAAGCTTCCATTCCTCTTCAAGGTGCTGTCGATCCGTAAAGCTCTCAGCATTCAGGCCCATCCGAACAAAAAGCTTGCGGAAGCTCTTCATGCCCGGGATCCCCGAAACTACCCCG ATGACAACCACAAGCCAGAGATGACCATTGCAATCACGCCTTTTGAAGGCCTGTGTGGCTTCCGACCTCTGGCTGAGATTGTCCATTTTCTTAAAGCCGTTGCGCCCCTTCGTTACCTCATCGGCGTACAAACTGCAACTGACTTTGAGAATGCGGTACGCGGCTTTGAAAACACCGAGGATCCTGAACAGACAAAGAAAAATAAAGTCGCGCTGCGAACTCTCTTTACCTCATTGATGCAATCTGCCTCCGAAAACATCGAGCAAGCCGCGAGAGAGCTCGTTGCAGCTGCTCAGAGCTCCCCAGAGACGTTCGCATCGCTGGTCAATGCTCCTGATACGAACCCTACTAACGCCGCTGAGTTGGCATCAATCATAATTCGACTAAACGAGCAGTTCCCCAATGATATTGGcttgttcgtcttcttcttccttaACTTTGTTCGTCTCGAGCCCGGAGAGGCTATGTTCCTCAAGGCCGACGATATTCACGCCTACATCTCCGGCGATATTATCGAATGCATGGCATCGTCCGACAATGTTGTTCGTGCGGGATTTACACCCAAGTTTAAGGACGTGGACACTCTCACTGAGATGTTGACGTACTCGTATGCGCCAATTGAcgagcagaagctgcagccTACGGACTATCCATACACGGTGCTGAATGCTGCGGCGTACTCGAGTGCTTCAGATTCGCTTCTTTATGATCCTCCAATTGAGGAATTCAGCGTGGTTAAGACGTCCCTCCGCCGCACAGGGGCGAAAGCGACATTTGATCCGCTGACTGGGCCAAGTATTTTGATTTGCACTGGGGGTACTGGTAAGATCTCGGTAGGTCACAAGACAGAGGAAGTCAAAGAGGGGTATGTGTTCTTTGTAGGCGCAAATGCCGAATGCATCATTGAGAATACCGGAACTGGGtcggatgaggagaatgttTTTACTACATTCAAGGCTTTTTGTGACTTGAcaggaaaggaggatatggCCAACGGACACTAG
- a CDS encoding bZIP transcription factor (transcript_id=CADANIAT00002003) encodes MATRLPPLSDVAPSSALELSSSSLPVIQRPPTTNATAANDSGPVKLEDSPTPVAVTSTSADALCSNPAVGNSNNSPSPVGNAAAGRKRKLNSTSARGVANLTPDQLAKKRANDRQAQRAIRERTKTHIENLEQRVRELSSQKPFLDLQAALKQNEAILAENRELRRGLRAIVDTIQPLLGKQDSIMPPVTAPTTARPTVPLIPSASPPLEVHTLPPNPHRSATVDRSYTESVASVETPSSTHSAPTLGSRRDSAAGNNASLRLAFDYQRHNLLHGLDFGGDERMGFGFLLEPSQQVPKMEGFRRPSEVTRSQSSISSAYSTPLPPVGTVTDQPLPAYMTPVRNIAPTCTLDAILLDFLHNRQREAAKGVPKQKLVGPAYPSVSSLLNPEKSVYSHPLSKVFTDILRTFPDISSLPEQVAVLYSMFLLMRWQIYPTAENYHRLPDWLTPRPSQLLTPHPAWIDYLPWPRMRDRLVMSYHEYPFDNWFIPFTRTLSVNWPYEPTDCLLSTGETDELIINPVFERHFADINNWTLGPAFAEAFPQLVETTKIKPA; translated from the exons ATGGCCACCCGCCTGCCTCCCCTTTCTGATGTGGCGCCCTCGTCGGCTCTAGAactctcgtcttcctcgctgcCTGTCATCCAACGCCCCCCGACCACCAATGCGACAGCTGCGAATGACTCAGGACCCGTGAAGCTGGAGGACTCTCCTACTCCCGTTGCGGTAACATCGACCTCAGCTGATGCTCTATGCTCCAACCCTGCTGTCGGTAATTCCAACAATAGCCCCAGCCCGGTGGGAAATGCCGCCGCGGGCCGAAAACGCAAGCTCAACAGTACCTCCGCCCGCGGGGTTGCTAACCTCACGCCCGACCAGCTTGCTAAGAAGCGGGCAAACGATCGCCAAGCTCAACGGGCAATCAGAGAGAGAACGAAGACACATATTGAAAATCTGGAGCAACGGGTTCGCGAGCTTTCTTCGCAAAAACCTTTCCTAGATCTTCAGGCTGCGCTGAAGCAAAATGAAGCTATTCTTGCCGAGAATAGGGAGCTTCGGCGAGGGCTGAGAGCAATCGTAGACACTATTCAACCACTGCTAGGAAAGCAGGATTCAATAA TGCCTCCGGTAACAGCTCCTACCACGGCTAGGCCGACTGTGCCACTTATAccctcagcatctccacCTCTAGAGGTCCATACTTTGCCGCCAAATCCTCACAGGTCTGCGACAGTAGATCGCTCCTATACCGAGTCCGTCGCAAGCGTAGAGACACCTTCGTCAACTCATTCGGCGCCGACACTGGGCTCCCGGCGCGACAGTGCAGCGGGGAATAATGCGTCTTTGCGGCTCGCATTCGATTACCAACGACACAACTTGCTTCATGGTCTCGATTTCGGGGGTGACGAAAGAATGGGTTTCGGCTTCTTACTTGAACCTTCGCAACAAGTACCCAAGATGGAAGGCTTTCGGCGTCCTTCAGAGGTTACTAGATCTCAATCGAGCATTTCGTCGGCTTACAGTACTCCTCTTCCACCAGTTGGCACCGTGACAGACCAGCCACTGCCAGCCTACATGACTCCAGTCCGGAATATCGCGCCAACCTGTACTTTAGATGCGATTCTGctcgatttcctccacaACCGGCAAAGGGAGGCCGCAAAAGGGGTTCCGAAGCAGAAACTCGTTGGGCCAGCCTATCCGAGcgtctcctccttgctcaaCCCAGAGAAGAGTGTCTACTCTCATCCTCTCTCGAAAGTATTCACGGATATCCTCCGTACATTTCCAGATATCTCCTCACTCCCCGAACAAGTTGCTGTACTTTATTCCATGTTCCTCCTCATGCGGTGGCAAATATATCCGACAGCTGAAAACTATCACCGGCTACCGGACTGGCTGACTCCTCGTCCATCGCAACTGCTCACGCCGCATCCTGCATGGATCGATTATCTTCCCTGGCCACGGATGCGTGATCGGCTTGTCATGTCATACCATGAGTACCCATTTGATAACTGGTTCATTCCCTTTACAAGAACTCTCTCTGTTAATTGGCCTTATGAGCCCACGGACTGTCTTCTCTCCACTGGCGAAACTGACGAACTGATCATCAACCCAGTTTTTGAGAGACACTTTGCGGATATTAATAACTGGACTCTTGGACCAGCGTTCGCGGAGGCATTTCCGCAACTGGTCGAAACTACCAAGATAAAGCCTGCATAA
- a CDS encoding SAGA-associated factor 29 family protein (transcript_id=CADANIAT00002006) produces the protein MESSNHRPWPVKCVPAPESRSTGAKNSRRRPVSQLQVTSIRPGPNQPHIQGALHSEQPQGDSAGRPHSLRQGAARGTRSANCQEIISNFEWAALDIKKQRSPEGAPKAAGNSNPGSRPKVVVQVAKPPAKMSRNRPRGPPMPRDNGLAANEETDMWNKILQDLRKAKEKNDKQKALAEHIAALNEKIGNEGGTYWSLHTEPTLSEHNQLDSLYRQMLKLCEEERAILQDEPSDVIKNLGLLTALRQASEAEAPLSRAASLSKSRKKRNDFDGSATDSPGPVGGPSDKGGRSKGGTQRSTSASSTQVRDNVQVKIEEGAESAKATPAERNGQLTVGAEVVFKHNKNKQGVEGEGIQCIIKGITGEGNKKRYDVQDPEPNENGEQGAVYKTTAVSLIPIPRIGSALPSFPVGKQVLARYPDTTTFYRAEVMGLKKDTYRLKFEGEEDDKEMEVDRRFVLDIGGK, from the exons ATGGAATCATCCAATCATCGGCCGTGGCCCGTCAAATGCGTCCCAGCACCGGAATCTCGCTCGACAGGCGCCAAGaacagccgccgccgcccagTATCCCAATTGCAGGTTACATCGATTCGTCCGGGCCCCAATCAACCGCATATCCAAGGTGCCCTGCACTCTGAACAACCCCAGGGCGATTCCGCTGGCCGCCCACACTCGTTAAGGCAGGGAGCAGCTCGCGGCACCCGAAGCGCCAATTGTCAGGAGATTATTTCCAATTTTGAGTGGGCCGCCCTCGACATCAAGAAGCAGCGGTCTCCCGAGGGGGCTCCGAAGGCCGCCGGAAACAGTAATCCAGGTTCCAGGCCAAAGGTGGTCGTTCAAGTGGCCAAGCCCCCTGCGAAGATGTCTCGGAATCGCCCTAGAGGGCCCCCTATGCCTAGGGACAATGGCCTTGCCGCGAACGAGGAGACTGACATGTGGAATAAGATTCTTCAGGACTTAcgcaaagccaaagaaaagaatgaTAAACAGAAAGCCTTGGCGGAACACATAGCGGCTCTGAATGAGAAGATTGGCAATGAGGGAGGAA CTTACTGGTCTCTGCACACAGAACCCACTCTTAGTGAGCACAATCAACTAGATAGCCTCTACCGTCAGATGCTCAAACTATGCGAAGAGGAGAGGGCTATCCTGCAAGATGAACCAAGCGACGTCATCAAGAACTTGGGTCTACTGACTGCACTTCGGCAGGCTTCGGAGGCAGAAGCCCCGTTGAGCCGTGCGGCTTCTCTGTCAAAGTCCCGCAAGAAGCGAAATGACTTTGACGGATCTGCTACAGATTCACCAGGGCCGGTAGGCGGTCCTTCTGACAAAGGCGGCCGCTCTAAGGGTGGTACGCAGCGCAGCACCAGCGCGTCCAGCACCCAAGTTCGTGACAATGTGCAGGTTAAGATTGAggaaggagctgaaagcgCCAAAGCCACACCTGCAGAGCGCAACGGGCAGCTAACTGTGGGCGCCGAGGTTGTGTTCAAACACAACAAAAACAAGCAAGGCGTGGAGGGTGAGGGCATCCAGTGTATCATAAAGGGAATAACAGGTGAGGGAAACAAGAAAAG ATACGACGTGCAGGACCCGGAACCCAACGAGAACGGCGAACAAGGGGCTGTCTATAAGACTACGGCGGTGTCCTTGATTCCAATTCCACGGATAGGGTCCGCATTGCCTTCGTTCCCAGTTGGAAAACAAGTCCTTGCACGGTACCCTGACACAACCACATTCTACCGTGCAGAAGTGATGGGTTTGAAGAAAGACACCTACCGTCTCAAATttgaaggcgaggaagatgacaaaGAGATGGAGGTAGACCGACGGTTTGTTCTAGACATAGGTGGCAAGTGA